From Paenibacillus thermoaerophilus, the proteins below share one genomic window:
- a CDS encoding TRAP transporter large permease: MNLTMGVVVLVVSFVAMLLLRFPISLTIAGSTILTVLYLDIPMAVVGQRMIQGVSSYSLLAIPFFILAGQIMSEGGLALRLVNLAQLLVGRIRGGLALVNCVACMLFGNISGSAAADVSSVGSVMIPMMKKKGYDADYSVAVTSSAAIQGVVMPPSHNMILYALAAGGVSISSLFLAGIVPCLILLGALMITSYIIARKRGYGRSEPIPRERIPKVLLDGFVSLLTAFIILGGIFSGWFTATESGALACLYAFIVTFFIYRDIKLSHMGVILKKTFRTVAMVMFLIAASDAFGWLLAYLKIPGLVTDLFLSISDNPYVILILINILLLILGAPMDMAPLILIMTPILYPVVTQMGMDPVHFGVILILNLGIGLLTPPVGTVLFVGSAIGQVSIEKATRALLPFFLVMVGVLFLLTYTPGIVMWLPNLFG; the protein is encoded by the coding sequence ATGAACCTCACGATGGGCGTCGTCGTTCTCGTCGTCAGCTTCGTCGCGATGCTGCTGCTGAGATTTCCGATCTCTCTCACGATCGCAGGGTCGACGATTTTGACCGTGTTGTATCTGGATATTCCGATGGCTGTCGTCGGCCAGCGGATGATTCAAGGGGTAAGTTCCTATTCGCTGCTGGCGATTCCGTTCTTTATTCTCGCGGGGCAGATCATGAGCGAAGGCGGTCTCGCGCTCAGGCTCGTCAACCTGGCGCAGTTGCTGGTCGGCCGCATTCGCGGCGGACTGGCGCTCGTGAACTGCGTGGCCTGCATGCTGTTCGGCAACATCTCGGGTTCCGCAGCCGCCGACGTCTCTTCGGTCGGTTCGGTGATGATCCCGATGATGAAAAAGAAAGGCTACGACGCCGACTATTCGGTCGCCGTCACGTCTTCGGCCGCGATCCAGGGCGTCGTCATGCCGCCCAGCCACAACATGATCCTGTACGCGCTGGCCGCCGGCGGCGTGTCGATCTCCTCCCTGTTCCTGGCGGGGATCGTGCCTTGCCTGATTCTGCTGGGGGCTCTGATGATCACGAGCTACATCATCGCCCGCAAGCGCGGCTACGGCCGCAGCGAACCGATTCCGCGCGAGCGGATTCCGAAGGTGCTGCTGGACGGGTTCGTCTCCTTGCTGACGGCCTTTATCATCCTGGGCGGCATCTTCTCCGGCTGGTTCACCGCCACCGAATCCGGCGCGCTTGCCTGCTTGTACGCTTTTATCGTCACCTTCTTCATCTACCGGGACATCAAGCTGTCCCACATGGGCGTCATCCTGAAGAAGACGTTCCGCACGGTCGCCATGGTGATGTTCCTGATTGCGGCGTCCGACGCCTTCGGCTGGCTGCTGGCGTATCTGAAAATCCCGGGTTTGGTCACGGATCTGTTTCTGTCCATCTCCGACAATCCGTACGTGATCCTGATCCTGATCAATATTTTGCTGCTGATCCTCGGCGCTCCGATGGATATGGCGCCGCTTATTCTGATTATGACGCCGATCTTGTACCCGGTCGTCACGCAGATGGGCATGGACCCCGTTCACTTCGGCGTTATTCTCATCCTGAACCTGGGGATCGGGCTGCTGACTCCGCCTGTCGGCACGGTTCTGTTCGTCGGCAGCGCCATCGGTCAAGTCTCGATCGAGAAAGCCACGCGGGCGTTGCTTCCGTTCTTCCTGGTCATGGTCGGTGTGCTGTTCCTGCTGACCTACACGCCGGGTATCGTCATGTGGCTGCCGAACCTGTTCGGCTGA
- a CDS encoding TRAP transporter substrate-binding protein gives MRFMKKGIGTIGAVALLGTILAACGGGADKAPDNGGAAGGDSGPKYTFRLAETHPGDYPTTLGDKKFAELVKERTNGRIQIDVFPSAQLGEEKSVIEQVQLGAIEFTRVSTGALAAFNNQFGVFSLPYIFDNDDHLWRFLDSNEGTKLLDSLESSRMKGLAYYSSGARHFYATKPIKKVEDLKGLKIRVQQNKINMDLITALGASPTPMAYGEVYSSLQTGVIDGAENNYPSYYSSKHYDVAKNLILDQHQRVPEVLLISKTVWDKLSQADKDIIKQAALDSVATQKEEWAKYEKKSEEAVKAAGVTITEVTDPKPWQAAVKPVIDKYRNEYKEVLESIEKYKQ, from the coding sequence ATGCGTTTCATGAAAAAAGGAATTGGCACGATCGGCGCGGTCGCCTTGCTCGGCACGATCTTGGCCGCTTGCGGCGGCGGCGCGGACAAAGCGCCCGACAACGGAGGCGCGGCAGGCGGCGACTCCGGTCCGAAATATACGTTCCGGCTCGCCGAGACGCATCCGGGCGACTACCCGACGACGCTGGGAGACAAGAAATTCGCCGAGCTCGTCAAAGAACGCACCAACGGCCGCATCCAGATCGACGTCTTCCCTTCGGCCCAACTGGGCGAGGAGAAATCCGTCATTGAGCAAGTGCAACTGGGCGCAATCGAATTCACCCGCGTCAGCACCGGCGCGCTGGCCGCGTTCAACAACCAATTCGGCGTATTCAGCTTGCCCTACATCTTCGACAACGACGATCATCTGTGGAGATTCCTTGACAGCAATGAGGGTACGAAGCTGCTCGACAGCCTGGAGAGCTCCCGCATGAAAGGTCTCGCTTACTACAGCTCCGGCGCACGTCACTTCTATGCGACGAAGCCGATCAAGAAAGTGGAAGACCTGAAGGGACTGAAAATCCGCGTCCAGCAAAACAAAATCAATATGGACCTGATCACCGCGCTCGGCGCCAGCCCGACGCCGATGGCTTACGGCGAAGTGTACAGCTCCCTGCAGACCGGCGTCATCGACGGAGCGGAAAACAACTATCCGAGCTACTATTCGTCCAAACACTACGACGTGGCCAAAAACCTCATCCTCGACCAGCATCAGCGCGTGCCGGAAGTGTTGCTGATCAGCAAAACGGTCTGGGATAAGCTGTCTCAAGCCGACAAGGATATTATCAAGCAAGCGGCACTCGATTCCGTCGCGACCCAGAAGGAAGAATGGGCGAAGTACGAGAAAAAATCCGAAGAAGCCGTCAAAGCCGCCGGCGTGACGATCACGGAAGTGACGGATCCGAAGCCGTGGCAGGCCGCCGTCAAGCCGGTCATTGACAAATACCGGAACGAGTACAAAGAAGTGCTGGAATCGATCGAGAAATACAAGCAGTAA
- a CDS encoding cache domain-containing sensor histidine kinase, whose amino-acid sequence MRNRRLHDWARTLLLRDAPLSIRLLVYSALLVVIPMISLGLVSYRKSSEVLRQEANQYSQEIMEQVQAYVEDYFRDLEITMIRILNDPDIRTFMRARSLEEAEQNPGRRAVLQVLQNASYSRSDIAGVTIMLDGVMIVDSTAGGAREPAENVLQEHWYKTLSANGDTKVVTRLVRLHENRDKEPVITLARRLVSPMTLEPAGLLMIDVNYKRLKEAAEMVRVGQSGYLMILDDSGNYVYHPDADKIGRPYEGVGLDEMTRAGSGSFRTRELDRQAAEDDFLAFRRSGSFGWTLAAARPYADLMAGNNYIARTIVLAGLLFLAFVYIVGVWFARSITRPVYRLKHMLKHVENGNFDVRVPVAARDELGYLSLAFNHMTARLGELVNEVYGSRIREAESSLRQKETELKALQSQINPHFLFNSLETIRGMALGGEREDIADMSAALAKLMRYSLSNESAVTLQKELEISEWYLRIQKHRFGDLFDYRIEIPEWAKRQRIVKFALQPIIENAVIHGVENSLRPVRICVYAERETATSMTVVVCDDGPGIPPDRLAQLQSWLAEANPMERDAHIGLINVHRRIQHVFGEAYGLEVESGEGKGVTVRIRLPLDEAAREEVRDHGPND is encoded by the coding sequence TTGAGGAATCGACGGTTGCACGATTGGGCGAGAACGCTGCTGCTCAGGGACGCTCCGCTCTCCATACGCCTGCTCGTGTATTCGGCCCTTCTTGTCGTGATCCCGATGATCTCGTTAGGACTCGTCTCCTACCGCAAATCTTCCGAAGTGCTGCGCCAGGAGGCCAATCAGTACAGCCAGGAAATCATGGAGCAGGTGCAGGCTTACGTAGAGGATTATTTCCGCGACTTGGAGATTACGATGATCCGGATCTTGAACGACCCCGATATCCGCACCTTCATGCGAGCGCGTTCATTGGAAGAGGCCGAGCAAAACCCTGGCCGCCGCGCGGTACTCCAGGTGCTGCAGAACGCCAGCTATTCCCGTTCGGACATCGCGGGCGTCACGATCATGCTTGACGGCGTCATGATCGTCGATTCGACGGCGGGCGGCGCCCGCGAGCCTGCGGAGAACGTGCTGCAGGAGCACTGGTACAAGACGTTGTCCGCCAACGGGGACACCAAGGTCGTTACCCGGCTCGTCCGCCTGCACGAGAACAGGGACAAGGAACCGGTGATCACCTTGGCCAGACGGCTGGTCAGTCCGATGACGCTGGAGCCCGCAGGTCTGCTGATGATCGACGTGAACTACAAGCGCTTGAAGGAAGCGGCCGAGATGGTCCGTGTCGGGCAGAGCGGATACCTGATGATTCTCGACGACAGCGGCAACTACGTCTATCATCCCGATGCTGACAAGATCGGCCGGCCGTACGAAGGAGTCGGGCTGGACGAGATGACGCGGGCCGGCTCGGGTTCGTTCCGCACGCGCGAGCTGGACAGGCAGGCCGCCGAAGACGATTTCCTCGCGTTCCGAAGATCCGGAAGCTTCGGCTGGACGCTTGCCGCCGCCCGGCCTTACGCCGACCTGATGGCCGGCAACAACTACATCGCGAGGACGATCGTGTTGGCCGGCCTGCTGTTTCTGGCTTTTGTCTACATCGTCGGCGTCTGGTTCGCCCGCAGCATCACCCGCCCCGTCTACCGGCTGAAGCATATGCTGAAGCATGTGGAGAACGGCAATTTCGACGTCCGCGTGCCGGTCGCCGCCCGGGACGAGCTCGGGTATTTGTCGCTGGCCTTCAACCATATGACCGCGCGGCTGGGGGAGCTCGTCAACGAGGTGTACGGGTCCAGAATCCGGGAAGCGGAAAGCTCGCTCCGGCAGAAGGAAACGGAGCTCAAGGCGCTGCAATCCCAGATCAATCCGCATTTCCTGTTTAATTCGCTGGAGACGATCCGCGGCATGGCGCTCGGCGGCGAACGGGAAGACATCGCCGACATGTCGGCGGCGCTCGCCAAGCTGATGCGGTACAGCCTGAGCAACGAATCCGCGGTCACGCTCCAGAAAGAGCTGGAGATCAGCGAATGGTATCTGCGTATCCAGAAGCACCGCTTCGGCGATCTGTTCGATTACCGGATCGAGATTCCGGAATGGGCCAAGCGGCAGCGGATCGTAAAATTCGCGCTGCAGCCCATCATCGAGAACGCCGTCATTCACGGCGTGGAAAACTCGCTGCGGCCGGTCCGCATCTGCGTATACGCGGAGCGCGAGACGGCGACGTCGATGACTGTCGTCGTGTGCGACGACGGGCCCGGCATCCCGCCCGACCGCTTGGCCCAACTGCAGTCCTGGCTGGCCGAAGCGAACCCGATGGAACGCGATGCGCATATCGGCCTGATCAACGTGCACCGGCGCATCCAGCACGTA